The DNA segment AGTATTCCACCGCGTCGTCTCTGTCTCTCCGGGATGAAGAGGCCATGCCATTGTTTGAACAAATCCTGCAACATGGCCGACCATCTCCCACGTACCGTCGGTATCGTTGTCCGGTGTGCCCCTGGGTGCGTTTGTGATCCATCTTTCAACCTGCCACGGAGATGGGTGAGCAAACATTATGCGTTCATCGCCGCAGTTGACGATGCCGAACTCCACCACCTCCCCGATCCGGTAGACGTTCCTGTCCGTGAAGACATAGACGCCGTTCACCGGCTCCCCCGGGCAGACCGCGGGCGGGCCGCAGAATCCTTCGGGGACGGTGCAGGTCTCGCAGGGCTCCGGTGTCGGTTCCGGGGTGGCATTTACGGCAGTATCGGCCGGTCCCAGGCACCCGGCGCTGGCAAGGACGACGAGGATTATCGTTGCGATGCATGGGGGAATACGTGACTTCATTGTGGTTTCTCCAGTTGTGTGCACATCCTTGTGCCTCCGGGGGCCGGAGTTATCCGCTTCTCCCATCACACGAACTCGAACTCCTTGGACGCGTTGTTATACGCGTTGTTATCGTACCATACCTTGTCGTACCATACCCGGTATATCCCGGGAGCAAGAGGGTCGTCGCTGATCTGATATGAGGACCCATCACTCCTCATCCGATATTGAAACGGTACTACGTGGTCTCCTCTCCTCTTTGCGGTCTCCCACCAGTCCGTAGTGTTCCACTGCATCGTCCAGTTCCCCCCAGGATTGAGGTACATCGTCTCGCCTGTACTAAACCACCCGTCGACGCCGATCGTCTCCCACATGCCACCGGTACAATTCCCCACCACCCAGTAACCTACCAGATAAGTGAACCCGGACGCGTTCGTGACCCATCCCTGAATCACCCACGGAAATGGGCTAAACGCCTTTCGTTCATCGCCGCAGTTGACGATGCCGAACTCCACCACCTCTCCGATCCGGTAGATGTTTTTGTCTGTGAAGACGTAGACACCGTTCACCGGTTCCCCCGGGCAGACCGCGGGCGGGCCGCAGAATCCCTCGGGGACGGTGCAGGTCTCGCAAGGCTCCGGTGTGGCGTTTACGGGCGGGCTGGCTGGTTCGAGGCACCCGGCGGTTGCGAGGACGGCGATGAGAACCACAACCTGGATGCACGATCCGGCGTACATGGTTGGAAATCAATGTTCCACTATATACCTTTTCTGTGACACGCGTCTACACATCGGAGGTATCGGACCGATTCTTTCCCTGAAAACGGCCGTTACGAGGCGGGAATCGGAGCCGCGCGAATGATGAAGATCCCGCCTGACAGATGAGGCCCCGGTCCCGGGACGGATCGTGGGCAAACACACTCATCCATGTGTATGGGCATCATCTACCCCGCCCGGGGTGCCGGGGCTCGCCGGAGCTGGACTGACAGTGAATGGGTGTTCAAATCCCGAAAATGGAACGCTCCTCTCTTAGGTAGAGGACTATCGAAACGTCGTTGTAAAAGTGTTGTGAAGGGCCGCCTTACGCGAGACCCCTTCTCGCACGCTCCTCCTCGAGGAACGCGCTCCGCTCGATGTTCTTCGCCCAGGCGATGCGGCCGCCGACGATCTGCCAGTTGCCCATCTCCAGGACGTCGACTCCCTCGGGAACCTCCGGGACGGCCGCCCCGCCGGGCACGACGAGAACAGCCCTGTCGGCGTTGCTGGCGCTTGCGGCAGCCTCGAGTGCCTCAACGGCACCTGCCGGGACACTGGGAGTCATCTTCACGTTCACGAGCACCCGCTCCGTCCTGCCGGCGACCCGGCGGGAGAGCAGACCCTCCGGCTGCGCACTGCCGGCGGGGGACCATGAGAACTGCCACCCGTCCAGGGGAGAGAACCGCCGGGCGAGGGCCTTCTGGACATCAAGATACGTAGAATCCTTTATGCCACCCATATCAATATCCTCTGCTTTACTGTATGGTCATGGTCGAATATAAGCATTATAGTTTTTCCCTTCTTCCCGTCTCTCCTCGCGTACTCGGCGACGGCGGCCGGCGGTTTCCTCTTCGCCGGAGTCGGTACGGGGCCGGGTGCACACGTTGATCCGGGCGGCGTGCCGGGAATACACGGAGGAACACTTTTATCCTACCGCCGGTATTATGCACCGGGGTTTATTAGTATGGCAGAGGCAACGCAGGAAGAGGCCGGGGTTGTGGAAGCGTACGAGAATCTGGCCCGTCAGGTGCTGGATCGGCCGGAAAGCATTCCGAGCGCCATCCACAATCTTCTCCTGAAACTGGCGGAAACGCACCCGGGAGCGGTCTACTGGATCGTCCGGAAGTTCTACCAGGAGTATCTCCGGCTCTACGTCTCCGATACCGGTTACATCGGCATCGCCGACCGATACGAGCCGGACCTGATGTATCCGGGCGATATCGCCCTCTACGTGGTTCCCGAGAGCCCGCAGCCGGACGACGTCGTCCAGGTCACCTTCACCGACAAAGACGAGGTAAGCGTCTACGTCATCCACGCCCGGGTCATCAGGTGCAACGACGACCGGTCGGTACAGGTGGCGGATACCGGTACCGGAGAAGAGTACCGGGTCGTCGACTGGAACATCCTCGGCAAACTGGTCAGGGTCATCCCGTTCGGCTCCAACGAGTGGCAGGAGCTCTTCGCGGCGTCCGGCGTCCCGAAGGAGTGGGTGGCCACGTCGGTCGAGGAGAACATTCGTTCCGTCCAGGAGTCGGAAGTTTCCGGGAAGGACGAGGCGATCGCCGAACTCAAGCGCCGCCTCGGTGATCTGGTTTAAGAGAGGCGGTTTATCCGGATGGCGGGAGGATCGGCCTTCGTATCGGCCGAGAACATAGCCGCGCCGGTATCGCCTCCCCTTTCGCACGAAGATTTTTGAGGGGGGCGATCTATTCCTGATATATGAAGTATCTGGCAGTGCTGATTCTCGGCCTGCTGCTCATCCCGTCGGCGGTCCAGGCGCTCACCTTCCTCGGCGGAGATCAGCAGGTGATCGACACCCCCATCCCCGACGATGTGGTCGCCTCGGGCGGATCCGTGACCGTCAACGCCCCCGTAGACAGCCTGACGGTCGCCGGGGGCATGGTGACGGTGGATGCGCCGGTCGCCGGCGACGTCATCGCCGCGGGCGGCACCCTGATCGTCAACGGCGATGTCGGCGGGAAGGTGCTTGCCGCCGGGGGCGAGATCGAACTGAACGGGAACGCGACGAACGCCCTCGTCACCGGGGGTATGGTCAGGATCGGCGAGAATGCCGTCATCGAGCGTGACGCATTCATCAGCGCGGGGGAAGTCACCAACGCGGGTTCGGTTCTGCGCAACCTGACGGTGTCGGGCGGGACGTTCAACAATCCCGGCACGGCAGGGAACGTGACGTTCGAGGAGCCGGAGGAGCCCGGACTGCTGCCCGACCTCTTCTCGGTGCTCTTCGCCGTCGGGTTCCTGATCCTCGGCCTTCTCCTCATCAGAGGGTTCCCCGACCTGTTTGCGGCGGTGGTCGGGCAGGTCGAGAAGAGCCCGGTTCTCCTGACGGTTCTCGGGTTCGTCGCAATCATCGTATCGGCGATCATCCTCGTCATCGTCGCGGTCACGGTCATCGGCCTCCCCATCGCGCTCGTCGCAGGAATGCTCTTCATCGTCGCCCTGATGCTCTCGTCGCTCTTTGTCGCGTACGCCCTCGGGGACGTCATCGCTTCCCGGGCGGGGTGGGAGACGGGGCGTTCGTGGATCTTTGTCCTGGGGTTCGTGATCCTGCAGGTCCTCACCTTCATCCCGCTGCTCGGGACGATCGTCCAGATCGTCGCGGTCAGTCTCGGCTACGGGGGGCTGCTCTACGCTCTGAGGGGCGTCTCTCCGTTCCGTGCCGGTGGTGGCGGGGCGTAGTATCTTTTTTTGGCCGAATGCCCTCAGTCCGGCAGATTCACCGCAACCTTGCTAATATCATAGGGTTTTTCCGGGGACGTTATCGGCATGCGGAATCGCCGGTGGTACTTGCTACCTGCTATACCCCATTTACGGATTTCGAGGGGGTATCGCCATGGGGGGGTGGGGACAAAGGGGAGTGCGAGCGCAGCGAGCATGAGAAACTCGAAGAGTTTCGAGGGGGGTCTCCCCCCTCCCCTGAAACCCCTCCCCCAGACGCGATAGCCACCACGGTCCAGTTGATCGGGTTTTTATCGAGATCTTACTGCTCTGAGGTGCTATCGAAGAGCCCGTTCTGCAATCGGTTCCTGTTTTCTCTTCTCGCCTGTGATAAGATGACGGTAACTATACCTGAGTGCCGGCAGGAGGAGTAACTCCTGCTTACATATCCGCCAGCCTGCCCCCTTCTCCTCCCAAACCCCCGACCGGCTCGATCCGCGTCCCCGGCAGGACGACCAGATTGTAGGCATCGTGGTCGCGGTTGAACCGGACGAGAACCCCGTAGAGCCGGACGATGTCGCCGTAGGGGAGACCTGCGAGCGCGTCGCGGTTCGTGCCGCGGAGGGTCGCCGGGACGACGGCATACGTGGGGTCCGCGGGCGTCCCGTCGCAGACCTTGTAGACCTTCGTCCGGTTATCCCCGAGGTTCCTGGACATCAGCGCGGCGACGACGTTGATCTTTTTGTCGCGGTGACGGCGGAGGTGGGAGAGGGGAGCGAACTTCGCCCCCGGCGGGACGCGGTAGGCGTGCTGCGTCTTCGCATCTTTGCGCAGGAGCGCTGACGAGTATTTGATATCGACGTTCATGAACCGGTAGCCGTCTTTCCCCGCCGCGAGCCGCTCCATCAGCCGGGTCGGCCGGATGTCGCCCTTCTGCTCGAACGTCCAGCACCGGGCGGGGTTGCAGGCGGTTCCCCGGATGAACGAGCAGGGGCTGTAGACGGTAAGGCCGCGCTCCGCGATCGCCCGCACGGTCTGCCGCATGGCGGTGGAGTTCGCGAGGTCGGCGGGCTCCACGACGACGATCGTCCCGTCGGGCGCGAGCTGTTCGGCGAGGCCGGCGACGAGATCGGCGCGCCGGTCGGTATCGAGGTGGCGGAGTTCGTTCAAGACGTTCGAGAAGACCATGAGGTCTATCCGGTCGGGCAGGTCCCCGGCCTCGAGCGCCCCGATGTCGGCACGGATGGGTTTATGCACCTGCACGGCGTTGCCTCGCGCCGCGGCGGCGACCGGGACGAGGGCGTTGTAGGCCTCGAGGTGCTCCTCCGATCGTTCGACGGCGTAGACATCCGCGGAACCGTTCCCGAGCCGTCCGAGAAGGTCGATGACGGCGAGCGGCACGACTCCCGGCCCGGTGCCGAGATCGAGGATGCGCATCCGGGGTTTTGCGAGCCCCTGGTTGATGACCTGCCAGAGGATGTGCTCGAACTGCACCAGGTAGACCGGCGCGTGGTAGGCCAGGTAGCCGAGAACCTGGTAAGCCTTCCGGTAACTCACCTGTTTCTCGTTCCAGTACCGGCTCTTCTGGGCGAGGATGGCGTTACGCATCCGGTCGAGCACGACCGGGTCGTCCCAGGACTTGGCGGTCTTCTTCTCGATGTAGGACTCGACGATTCTCTGGATATAGTCCGGAACCTCCGGCTTCTCAAAGAACGCGAGCTGCCGCTCGCGCCCGGCATCGTCGACCGCTAACGGCCCTTCAACGCTACCCCGCTCACTCATGGCATACCAGCTCGGCAGGATGGGTAATACAGGTTGCGGGCGCCAAAAGGTGCTTCATGTCTTCCAGGACTTTTACACATTTCATACCGCTATTTCGCGATCTTCGCGCCTTCGCGTGAGCCAAAGGTTTTGAGACCCGGATTGGGTCTCACGCGAAGCCGCGAAGGGCGCGAAGGGGCATATGAAATACCTGGATGCGGTTGACGGTAGTGATGGGGAGAGCGGGGAAACCCCGGGAGCCTCCCGATCAGGGCGCGCCGGCGCCCTTCTCCCGGCCGAGCCGGAATGCTGCGGTGTTGGCCTCGACGGTTTTTTGCGGCACGCACCGCCGCACCGCCTCTTCGAGGGTCTCGGGCTGCAGCGGGATGTCGCCCGACGCAGCCCCGAGCATCACGATGTTCTGCGAGAGGATGCTCCCCGCCTCCTCTGCGAGGCTCGCGGCGTCGATGCAGGTGACGTCGAGGTCGGCGAGCGCGGCGAGGATGCTCTCCTCGTCGGGGACGTCGAGATCCTGCTGGTAGACCGACGTCGGGACGACCAGGTGCCGGTTCACGACAAGCCTCCCTCCTGCCGGGAGGTAGTGCCGGTAGCGGAGGGCTTCGAGGAGGTCGAAGGCGACGAGGAGATCGGCCGTCCCCGGCACGATCAGGGAGCCGTGCTTCCCGTCGATGCGGATGTGGCTCTCCACCGACCCGCCGCGTTGCGCCATCCCGTGGGTCTCGGCGCTCCGGACGGTCCGGTTCTCGAGGATGCACGCCTCCCCGAGGACGTTCGAGGCGAGAACGGTTCCCTGGCCGCCGATTCCGACGATCAGGATGTCGAACGAAGGTTTCATCGCCGTCCCTCCATGACGATCGCGCCCGACGGACAGATGTCCGCGCAGACGCCGCAGCCGGCGCAGAGTTCGGTTATCGTCGCGTTCTTATCAACGAACGCGATCGCCGGGCAGCCGAACGACCGGCAGGCGCCGCAGCCCGTGCACCGCTCGGGGTCGACCGTGTAGGGTTTGCGCTTGATCCCGCTTCTCCGTGCGGTGATGACGCAGGGCTGCTTCGCGATGATCACCCGGACGCCCCTCCTCTCCTTCGCCTTTCGGAAGGTGTCGAGGAGCACGGGCAGGTCGTAGGGGTCGACCGTCTCGACCCAGGAGACCCCGCACGACCGGCAGATCGCATCGAGCGATATCGGGGTGCTCTCCTCGCCCGTGGCCGTCATTCCGGTGTTGGGGTTCGGCTGGTGGCCGGTCATGGCGGTGATCCGGTTGTCCAGGATGACGACGACCATGTCCGCGCCGTTGTAGACGGCGTTCAGGAGCCCCGGTATGCCCGTGTGCAGGAACGTCGAGTCGCCGATGGTCGAGACCACGGTGCGCTCCTCTCCCGACCGGGCGATCCCGCTCCCGACGGTGATCGAGGCGCCCATGCAGATGGTGGTGTCCACCGCGCCGAGCTGGAGCCCGAGGGTGTAGCACCCGATGTCGCTCGGGAAGATGCCGTCGCGGAAGACCTTCCGGATCGCATAGAATGTCGGCCGGTGCATGCACCCTGCGCAAAGGATCGGCGGACGGGGCGGCACACCCTGGGCCGGGGCGGCCGCCGGGAAGGTCGTCGTGGGACTCATACCCGCCTTCTGGAGCGCGGCGGCGACGATCGCCGGGGTGAACTCCCCTTCATATGGGACCGTGCCGGTCATCTTACCGACGACCTCGGTCTTCGTCGCCACCTGGCGAACGACCTCCTCGACGACCGGGTCGAGTTCCTCGACGACGAGGACCTTCTCGTGCCGGTCGACGAAGGCCGCCAGCCACTCCTCGTCGATCGGGTAGGCGCCGACGATCGCGAGCGAGACGTCTTCGGGGAGCACCTCCTGGACGTAGGCGGCCGAGACGCCGCTCGCGACGACGGCGGTTCTGCCCCGGACGGTGTGGCGGTTGTAGCCGAGCTCGACCAGCCGCCGTTTAAGTGCCGGCTGTTTCTCGTTCAGGACCTTATGCAGCACCCGGGTGTGCGCGGGGATGACCACGTACTGCTTCGGGTCGCGCTGGAACTCGGCGGTCCGGTATTCGGTGCCGACCTCTCCAAGGTCGACGTCGCTCTTCGAGTGGCAGATCCGGGTGGTGGGGCGGAAGATGACCGGCAGACCGAACTCCTCGGAGAGGGCGAAGGCGTCCCGTATCATGTCGTGCGCTTCCTGGACCGAAGCCGGGTCGAGGCAGGGGAGCCGGGCGAAGTGCGCGTAGCGCCGGGTGTCCTGCTCGTTCTGGGAGCTGTGCGCGAAGGGGTCGTCGGCGGAGAGGACGACGAACCCGCCGGTCACCCCGGTGTATGCGCTCGTCATCAGGGGGTCGGCCGCCACGTTCAGCCCGACGTGCTTCATGGTGCAGAGTGCGCGGACCCCGCACCAGGCGGCGGCGAGCGCGTTCTCGAAGGCGACCTTCTCGTTCGTGGACCATTCCACGGTGAAGGGCCGCTCCTTCTGCACCCGGAGGATATCGATCACTTCGGAGGACGGCGTTCCCGGGTAGCCGCTGGCGAAATCGATGTTTGCCTCCAGGCATGCGTGAGCGATGCCCTCGTTTCCGAGTAGGTATCGTATTGCCATTGTTCCACTCAACTATACTTCTATCATCGGTTTTCAACATAGCCCTTTGGATGCCTGTCCGGAACATTCCAGTGCCGAAACGCCGGGTATTGCGTGTAGTCACGACGGCCCGTATCTTTGCGCACCATCGTTCACCGGGGAGAATTGGCGGTTGCGTCCTCGATGCGGGCATGCGCACCGGCTCCTTTTCCGGGTGGGTACCGATCCCTGGAGTTCGCCCCGAGCCGTTGCCCCTGCCTGTTCTTTGCCGCCGCCGTTCTCCGACGATTCAGGAGCAGAGTCCTTGCACAACCTTTAAATTGAAGATTGTACAATATTTGTAGGCACTAATACAGGTGTTTCGGGCCCGTAGCATAGCTGGTGGTGCACCCGGCTGATAACCGGGAGGTCATGCGTTCGAATCGCATCGGGCCCATCGTTTCTCATATTATCTCGTTTTCAGGAGTTGTTTGAACAGGTAGTGCACCCGGCAGATCACCGGGAGGTCGTGCGTTCGAATCTCGGTTTCCTACCGTTCTCTTTACGCTATGCCTTTCTCCAGGTCGCCTGTCCAAAATTCATGCCGCATTTGCGGTTATCCGGTGATATTCTCTCTCACTTCGAGTCGCGGGAAACGGGAGGCGATACAAGAGCGCATCCGTTCAGCTTCGTTCCTGCGGTCGCCGCCGGTAAACGATGTGCTCTAGCCCGAGGACGGTGACGATGCCCACGACAAAGCCGTTCGTGAGCAGGGGGCGGATCATTGCCGGGAGACCTGCGGCGACCTCCGGAGGCAGGAAGGCCACCAGCGTCCCGAGAAGGAGGGGAATGCCGACGATCAGCCCTCCGTCGAACGTCCCGACCGCCCCGCTCTCCTGCCCGAGCATGAGCCCCGCTGCGATCTGGGCGGCCATGACGTAGGCGAGGACGACGCCGATGACCGGCGCGGGGATGCTCTCCAGGTAGCCGATGGCAAGCGGCGATGCGGCCATGAGCGCAATCGCTATCGCGGCCGGGACGAGGGCGAACCGGGACGCGCACCCGGTGGCGGCGATGATGCCCGGGGAGAGCGAGAAGTTCACCGGGCCGATCACTCCTGTAACGCCCGCGAGGGCGTTCCCGAGACCGGTGACGGCCACCCCGCGGTTCACCCGTTCGCCCATTCCGTCGGCCTTGAGCAAACTGCCCACCGACTGGATCGACCCGAGGTCGTTCGTGGCAAGCGCGAGGTAGCAGATCAGGAACGCTGCGAGCACCCCGGCGTCGGGCACGGCAAGCGGCGCGAGAAGGTTTTCAGGCAGCGCGACGAGGGCGGTATCCGCGGGCGGCAGGGAGACCGCACCGAAGAGGGCGATATAAACCGGGGTGCCGAGGAGGATCGCCCAGAGCGCCAGGGTCGATCGCCAGATGCCTCTAAGAAATCCGTGTGCGGCGAAGAGAGCGAGGGTGAGCCCGACGGCAAAGAGGAAGGTCTGCGTCGCCGGAACCGTGCCGCCGCCGTCCGTGATGAGATCGAGGATGGTGGGTGCGAGGGTGAACGCGATGAGCATGAGGACGACCGCGACCACCCGGGGCGTGAAGAGCCTCTGGAGGTGCCCGATGAGGCCGGTCGCCGCGAGACTGGCGAGGAGGAGCCCGCCGATCAGGATTGATGCGTTGATTGCCCCAAATCCTGCATCGAGGCTTGCAAGGATGCCGACCAGGAGCACCGTCGCCGGGCCGAGCACCAGAGGGAGCCTGTGCCCGAGATACACCTGCGCGAGCAGCACCAGCGCGACGAGAAGGAAGAGTCGCTGGAGGTACAGGACGGTCGATCCGTTGGCCTCGAGCCCGGCAACCACCCTGCCGATGATGAGGACGAGGGGAACGCTCACCGCGAGCCACTGCAGGCCGAAGATGAGGAGCGACGCCGGTCGCGGCCGGTCGTCGATGCCGTAAGCGAACTCCATGGTAGTGGCTCCTTTTAGAACCGCCGGACCCTGCAGCGGGTCTTGCGGCGCATGAAGGGAGTGTATCGTCCACGGCAAGATAGGATTTCCCATTCCCGTCTTTCATGGAAAAGTCACTTATTTACGCTCTGCACGGCGAATTATCTCTATGGTTACCAACGGTCATGCGACCGAACTTCTCCGCATGCCCCCCGATATCCGTCCCGTACTCTCCCGGCCCTGTGCCGTGCGGCGCGGGAGGAGGAGGCGGGTATGAGCGCCGTCGAGGTCCGGGGGCTCTCGCGCTCCTTCGACGACCGCGAGATCCTCCGCGACGTCTCGTTCACCGTCGGGCACGGCGAGATCTTCGGCTACCTCGGCCCGAACGGCGCCGGGAAGACCACGACAATCCGGATCCTGCTCGGCCTCCTTGCCCCCGGCGCGGGCGAGGTCCGGGTCCTCGGGAGGGATCTCGCCGTCGACGACGATGCGCGGGCGCGGGTCGGGGTGCTCTTCGAGAACAACGGTCTTGCCGACCGGATGAGCGCCGCCGGCAATCTGGCCTACTACGCCGGGCTCTACGGCGTCGAAGAGCCTGTGGAGAGGA comes from the Methanoculleus marisnigri JR1 genome and includes:
- a CDS encoding small ribosomal subunit Rsm22 family protein is translated as MSERGSVEGPLAVDDAGRERQLAFFEKPEVPDYIQRIVESYIEKKTAKSWDDPVVLDRMRNAILAQKSRYWNEKQVSYRKAYQVLGYLAYHAPVYLVQFEHILWQVINQGLAKPRMRILDLGTGPGVVPLAVIDLLGRLGNGSADVYAVERSEEHLEAYNALVPVAAAARGNAVQVHKPIRADIGALEAGDLPDRIDLMVFSNVLNELRHLDTDRRADLVAGLAEQLAPDGTIVVVEPADLANSTAMRQTVRAIAERGLTVYSPCSFIRGTACNPARCWTFEQKGDIRPTRLMERLAAGKDGYRFMNVDIKYSSALLRKDAKTQHAYRVPPGAKFAPLSHLRRHRDKKINVVAALMSRNLGDNRTKVYKVCDGTPADPTYAVVPATLRGTNRDALAGLPYGDIVRLYGVLVRFNRDHDAYNLVVLPGTRIEPVGGLGGEGGRLADM
- the iorA gene encoding indolepyruvate ferredoxin oxidoreductase subunit alpha, which codes for MAIRYLLGNEGIAHACLEANIDFASGYPGTPSSEVIDILRVQKERPFTVEWSTNEKVAFENALAAAWCGVRALCTMKHVGLNVAADPLMTSAYTGVTGGFVVLSADDPFAHSSQNEQDTRRYAHFARLPCLDPASVQEAHDMIRDAFALSEEFGLPVIFRPTTRICHSKSDVDLGEVGTEYRTAEFQRDPKQYVVIPAHTRVLHKVLNEKQPALKRRLVELGYNRHTVRGRTAVVASGVSAAYVQEVLPEDVSLAIVGAYPIDEEWLAAFVDRHEKVLVVEELDPVVEEVVRQVATKTEVVGKMTGTVPYEGEFTPAIVAAALQKAGMSPTTTFPAAAPAQGVPPRPPILCAGCMHRPTFYAIRKVFRDGIFPSDIGCYTLGLQLGAVDTTICMGASITVGSGIARSGEERTVVSTIGDSTFLHTGIPGLLNAVYNGADMVVVILDNRITAMTGHQPNPNTGMTATGEESTPISLDAICRSCGVSWVETVDPYDLPVLLDTFRKAKERRGVRVIIAKQPCVITARRSGIKRKPYTVDPERCTGCGACRSFGCPAIAFVDKNATITELCAGCGVCADICPSGAIVMEGRR
- a CDS encoding indolepyruvate oxidoreductase subunit beta, with the protein product MKPSFDILIVGIGGQGTVLASNVLGEACILENRTVRSAETHGMAQRGGSVESHIRIDGKHGSLIVPGTADLLVAFDLLEALRYRHYLPAGGRLVVNRHLVVPTSVYQQDLDVPDEESILAALADLDVTCIDAASLAEEAGSILSQNIVMLGAASGDIPLQPETLEEAVRRCVPQKTVEANTAAFRLGREKGAGAP
- a CDS encoding uracil-xanthine permease family protein, with product MEFAYGIDDRPRPASLLIFGLQWLAVSVPLVLIIGRVVAGLEANGSTVLYLQRLFLLVALVLLAQVYLGHRLPLVLGPATVLLVGILASLDAGFGAINASILIGGLLLASLAATGLIGHLQRLFTPRVVAVVLMLIAFTLAPTILDLITDGGGTVPATQTFLFAVGLTLALFAAHGFLRGIWRSTLALWAILLGTPVYIALFGAVSLPPADTALVALPENLLAPLAVPDAGVLAAFLICYLALATNDLGSIQSVGSLLKADGMGERVNRGVAVTGLGNALAGVTGVIGPVNFSLSPGIIAATGCASRFALVPAAIAIALMAASPLAIGYLESIPAPVIGVVLAYVMAAQIAAGLMLGQESGAVGTFDGGLIVGIPLLLGTLVAFLPPEVAAGLPAMIRPLLTNGFVVGIVTVLGLEHIVYRRRPQERS